The genomic region TGGAGAAGTTTCGCCGATGATAGAGACACCGATCGAGTTACAGGAGGAAATGCCCGAAGATATGTTGCAGCGTAAACCTAAATTTCGCGTCTCCTGGCAATTCGTCTTTGCCGGAGTCATGTTTTTATTCATGTATCTGCCAATTTTGGTGCTGACGGTTTACAGTTTCAATGCCTCGGCGTACAGCGCCAGTTGGGAAGGCTTTACCTTCGAGTGGTATCTCAAATTGTTGACCGACGGACGGGTTTTACGCGCGCTGCAAAATAGCCTGACGGTTGCCTTTTGTGCGGTGTTTCTTTCGGCCATTCTCGGCACGTTAATGGCGGTCGGTTTAGCTCGCTATCGCTTTCCGGGAAAAAGTTTATATATCGGGGTTTCTTACCTGCCGATGATTATTCCCGATATCGCGATCGCCGTCGCTACTTTGGTGTTTTTAGCGGCGGTTCACATTCGTTTGAGCGTCTGGACGATCGTTGCCGCTCATATCGTCTTTTGTTTGGCTTATATTGCTTTAGTTGTCGCTACCCGCTTGGCTGATTTAGACCCCCATTTAGAAGAAGCAGCTCTCGATTTAGGGGCGACGCCAGTAGAAGCCTTTTTTAAGGTGTTATTACCGCAATTGATGCCGGGAATTATTTCCGGATGTCTCCTCGCTTTCGTCCTCAGCATGGACGATTTTTTAATTGCCAGTTTTACCTCGGGTAGTGGCGCGACGACTTTACCGTTAGAAATTTTCAGTCGGATTAGAACGGGGGTGAAACCGGATATTAATGCGTTGAGTGCGCTGTTAATTATCGGGTCGGGGGCGATCGCTTTCGCCGGAGAATTTTTAGCCCGTAAAAGTGAACGGAAAAAATTTCAGTAGCGGTCGAGCATTTAAGTTGGATGCGGCGATCGCGAGCCTCTTCGTCGTACTTGGAGCGAATGATTTATACATTACGAAGGGGGCGCCGATTTCGGCGATCGCACTAAAATCACACTAAAAACGACTTTAGAGCTGCTAGATTGCTGTTTGTCTGCTTTTTGTATACAAATGCCACAGAGCAAACCCATTAATTGACCGATGTTGCTGGAAAAGGGGGCGATCGCCTTCGCCGGAGGATTTTTATGCGTTATACAATTTTCAAAAATAATGAGAGAGATCGAGGGGTTAGAAAAATAGTATTGTAAAGTTTAACTGAATAAATAGTCAAGTATAGTCATTCCTGTTAAGATATAACCATGAAACTCTCAGACTATGCCAAAAAAGCCGGGGTGAGTTATCAAACGGAGTGGAGATGGTGGCAAAAAGGTCATCTAACGGGCTATCAACTTCGGGAACAATTATCATTACCGAAGAAGGGAAGAAGAAAACCGAGAGAATGGCCTGTATTTATGCCAGAGTCTCTAGTGCAGAAAATAAAGATCACCTTGAGCGACAAGCGGAACGGTTAAAAGATTATGCTATTGCCAGAGGCTATCAAATTTATAAAGTCGTCAAAGAAATTGGCAGTGGTTTAAATGATAATCGTCCAAAATTGGCTAAGGTTTTAACCGATTCCCATTACGATATATTGATAGTGGAGCATAAAGACCGTTTGGCGAGGTTTGGGACAAATCACCTTGAGATCCGGTTAAAAGAGAGGGAAAAAACCGTTGAGATTGTCAATCATAGCGAGGATAAACAAGATGAATTGATGTAAGATTTAATTGCTATCATTACTTCATTCTGTTCTCGTCTTTATGGATGAAGACGCTCGAAACGGAAAACCGAAAAAATCATTGCCGAATTAAAGGAACGCTAGTGAAATTAGTCGAAAGACATATAATCAAAAAAGGTCATAGGTTTTGGGATGAGATAGATGAGTTATCATGGCATTCCAAAAATCTCTACAATGCGGCTAATTATCTAATCCGTCAAAACTTTATTTATGGTCATGGTTACTTGAACTATAACCGGATGGATAAATTAATGCAGAAGACGGAGCAATATCGCGCTTTACCAGCTAAAGTCTCTCAACAGGTGTTACGAGGATTAGACAAAAACTGGCAATCCTTTTTTGCCGCCAATCAAGCCTACAAAGTCAACAAGGAGAAGTTTTTAGTCAACCCGAAAATCCCCAAATATAAAAACACTCAGAAAGGTCGTCAATTATTGGTGTACGTGAAACAGGCTCTAAGTAAAGTGGCTTTAAAAAAAGGTAAAATCAAATGCTCAAAAACCCAAATAGAGTTGGAGACTTCTGTAGCCGAAAAAGTAGTGGAGGTGAGAATCGTTCCTCGATGCGATTGTTATATCATTGAGGTCATTTATGAAGAAGTAGAACCAACATTAAAATCCAATGAATGGGTCGCTAGTGTGGATTTAGGTGTAGATGTTTTAATGGCTGTAACTTCTAATCAACCGGACTTTGTTCCTCTGTTGATAAATGGCAGACCCTTAAAAAGCCTGAATCAATTCTACAATAAACGAAAAGCCTTTCTCCAATCCCAATTAAAAGGAAATCGACCCACCTCTAAGAGAATCCAGCGTCTGACTCGATGCCGAAATCAAAAAGTGGAGAACTATCTCCATCGAGCCAGCCGTTATCTGGTCAATCTACTCGTTAACCGAAATATCACCACCTTAGTGATTGGCAAAAATGGAGGTTGGAAACAAAATGCCAAGATGGGGAAAGTGAACAACCAAAAATTTGTGGGGATTCCTTTCAACCGTCTGATTGAAATGTTGACTTATAAATGTCAATTAGTAGGGATTAAAGTGGTTCTAACTGAAGAGAGTTATACGAGTCAGTCGAACTTTTTCAACTTAGATCCGCTTCCGGTTTATGGAGAAACGGTAAAAGTTCCTAAGTTGACGGGAAAAAGAATTAAAAGAGGTCTTTACCGGACTGATACAGGATTCTTGTGTCAAGCGGATATCTTAGGCTCCTATAATATCTTAAGAAAAGCATTCCCAAATGCCTTTATGGGCTATGGGATAGAGAGGTGCGTAGTTCACCCAAGGAGAATTAATCTCTCGAAGCCAAAATGAAGGGGATTTTTGAAATAGAATCCATGTCTTGTTTATATCTGACTATATTTTGGTTAACTATAACCCCCGCTCTTACGACAATACGTTATCGAAAATCGGCTCTAATTCTCCCCTCGACGATTAGCCCTACATACCAGCGAGTTCGGCGTTTCCGTTCGCCTCTTGCCAAAGTAATGCAAATGCATTATCTTCGGAATAGATTCGATCGCGGTTAGAGGTTCCTATGTCTCTAGAACAAATTCGACACCCAACATCTAAGTTAACCGCTCGTTATCAGACCACAGTTCCTCTAGTTGTTCGCGAACTTCTGGGTTTACAGAAAAACGACACCATCGAGTACATTATTCAACCCGACGGTCAAATCCTGATTTCTCGTGCAGTAGAGAATGAGTCTGAGGAAAGCGATCCTGCATTGGAAAGCTTCTTAAGTTTTTTAGAACGGGACATTAAAGATCGACCGGAACACATTCAACCTGTCACCTCTAAGTTAGTCGATCGCGCGCGAGCTTTGGTTGCCGATCTTGATGTCAATCTTGACGAATCTCTTTCAGAGGAGGATGAATAAATTTGCCAACCGATGACGAACCTTTGGTGATTCATGGCTGGACAATATTTGCTCACCCTCTGTTTCTGGTGCAGTTTGAAGAGCTTTTGATGCAGGTCGAACAGTTACGTCAAAAGTACCCTTCCGACGATCAAAAGAAAAATGCAACTAAACGGTTGGCAGCGATCGCTCGTTTGGCGTTCGATAAAATTCCCCAAAATCCAGGCGATCGCTGTTATTACCAAGGGAATACCCTAGGGAAAGTACACCGACATTGGTTTAGAGCAAAGTTTTTTCAGGAATACCGACTATTTTTTAGATACCATCAAGATAGTAAAATTATTGTCTATACCTGGGTAAATGACGAAGGATCTAAGCGAGCTTATAAGAGTAAGACAGATGCTTATGAAACGTTTAAAAAAATGCTAGAAATAAACAACCCTCCTAGGAATTGGGATGAATTACTCGAACAGGCAAAGGAGAGTAACGATCGCTTAAAAGAAAGTTTAAAAGAAAGTTTCGATCTAGACCAATAATTTGAGATTGAAGTAGGGACAAACCATTTCTGGATTCTCCCCTCGACGATTAGCGCGGCGCGATTGGGATATCGAGAGGTTTTCCAGAACGCTCGTAAACGAGGATATCCCATTGTCCGTTAGCGCTGGACTCGAAGGCGATCGTGCTGCCATCGGCGCTAATCGTGGGGTTGCGGATTTCGGCGTTTAAGTTGTCGGTGAAGTTCTGCAGTTGGCGGGTTTGGCGATCGTAGAGATAAACGTCGGTGCGACCTTCGCGGGTTCCGGCGAAGACGATGTAACGTCCGTCTTGGGTAATCGAAGGGTTGGCGGCGATCGCATCTAAGCTGTTGAGTCCGGGAACGTCGATCGGTTGGCGGGTTTTACCGTCGAAGAGATAGATATCTTGGCGTCCGAAGCGATCGGAGGCGAAGACGATGAAGCGACCGCTAATGTTGGGGTGGAGTTCGTCGGCGGGGGAGTTCAAACCGCGACCGCCGCGATCGAAGGGAAAGTTCAACAGGCGTGGGTAGGTGCTGCAACTTGTCAGCAGACTGGTTAAGGCGAGTAGGGGAATGAGGGTTAAGCGCTTCACGAGATCGAGGAGGGGGAAGGGAAACGGCTAAGGGAAACTGACAGAAGTTCCCGGAGTTTGTCCGTCGAGGAGGTCGAGTTCGATCGCCGGACCGCGATCGAGGGTTTCGATGTCCCATTGACCGCGCCGTCCGCTTTCAAAGACGATATAGCGACCTTCCGGGCTGATTTTCGGGCGTCGGATGCCGCCGAGATCGGCTTGGTAGACGACTTGGGAGCCTTGGGTGATGCGATCGTAGACGACGATCGCCCCCCGGCTACGGTTGGCGATCGCGTAGGCGAGGTAGCGTCCGGTGTTCGTCAGGCTCGGACTTTCGGCGATCGCGTCCGGTCGGTTTAAGCCGGAGAGCTGTAAAAACCGCCGTTCTTGCAAGTCATACATAAAAATGTCGTGACTGCCGTTGCGATTGGAGACGAAGGCCAAAAAACGACCGTTGGCGCTTAAGGCGGGTTGAGCGTCGGTGTAGCGACTGTTGACCGAACTCGGCGCCAGGGAGACTTGGGGGGACTCGCAAGCGGCGAGCAACCCCGCCACGATCGCGCCACAACCAAGACTCAGACCCCGGCGCGTCCAGTGGCGCAGTCTCTTGGTCACAACGGAGACGTTGCACGATTCTCCCGCGCAGACCCTACACGATCGCCTCTTGCCATTTGCGAAATACCCAAAAAGCACCGAATTCGCCTGTAGAGTTTAGTAATCGAAATTCCCGGTATTGTCTTCTTCCTCATCCTCGTTCGGGTCGATCGGTTGATAATCGACATACTCGCTCGGACTCGGTTCGTCCTGCGGTTGGGGAGGACGGCGCGGCGGACGTTCGGGTCCGACGTCGTCGGTCGGTCGGGGACGGCGGCGGGTTCTCGATGTCGTACTCGTGCGCCGGGTACTGGCCCGAGGGATA from Oxynema aestuarii AP17 harbors:
- a CDS encoding ABC transporter permease; the protein is MIETPIELQEEMPEDMLQRKPKFRVSWQFVFAGVMFLFMYLPILVLTVYSFNASAYSASWEGFTFEWYLKLLTDGRVLRALQNSLTVAFCAVFLSAILGTLMAVGLARYRFPGKSLYIGVSYLPMIIPDIAIAVATLVFLAAVHIRLSVWTIVAAHIVFCLAYIALVVATRLADLDPHLEEAALDLGATPVEAFFKVLLPQLMPGIISGCLLAFVLSMDDFLIASFTSGSGATTLPLEIFSRIRTGVKPDINALSALLIIGSGAIAFAGEFLARKSERKKFQ
- a CDS encoding IS607 family transposase; amino-acid sequence: MVAKRSSNGLSTSGTIIITEEGKKKTERMACIYARVSSAENKDHLERQAERLKDYAIARGYQIYKVVKEIGSGLNDNRPKLAKVLTDSHYDILIVEHKDRLARFGTNHLEIRLKEREKTVEIVNHSEDKQDELM
- a CDS encoding RNA-guided endonuclease InsQ/TnpB family protein yields the protein MKTLETENRKNHCRIKGTLVKLVERHIIKKGHRFWDEIDELSWHSKNLYNAANYLIRQNFIYGHGYLNYNRMDKLMQKTEQYRALPAKVSQQVLRGLDKNWQSFFAANQAYKVNKEKFLVNPKIPKYKNTQKGRQLLVYVKQALSKVALKKGKIKCSKTQIELETSVAEKVVEVRIVPRCDCYIIEVIYEEVEPTLKSNEWVASVDLGVDVLMAVTSNQPDFVPLLINGRPLKSLNQFYNKRKAFLQSQLKGNRPTSKRIQRLTRCRNQKVENYLHRASRYLVNLLVNRNITTLVIGKNGGWKQNAKMGKVNNQKFVGIPFNRLIEMLTYKCQLVGIKVVLTEESYTSQSNFFNLDPLPVYGETVKVPKLTGKRIKRGLYRTDTGFLCQADILGSYNILRKAFPNAFMGYGIERCVVHPRRINLSKPK
- a CDS encoding type II toxin-antitoxin system PrlF family antitoxin: MSLEQIRHPTSKLTARYQTTVPLVVRELLGLQKNDTIEYIIQPDGQILISRAVENESEESDPALESFLSFLERDIKDRPEHIQPVTSKLVDRARALVADLDVNLDESLSEEDE
- a CDS encoding type II toxin-antitoxin system YhaV family toxin, encoding MPTDDEPLVIHGWTIFAHPLFLVQFEELLMQVEQLRQKYPSDDQKKNATKRLAAIARLAFDKIPQNPGDRCYYQGNTLGKVHRHWFRAKFFQEYRLFFRYHQDSKIIVYTWVNDEGSKRAYKSKTDAYETFKKMLEINNPPRNWDELLEQAKESNDRLKESLKESFDLDQ
- a CDS encoding TolB family protein, with the translated sequence MKRLTLIPLLALTSLLTSCSTYPRLLNFPFDRGGRGLNSPADELHPNISGRFIVFASDRFGRQDIYLFDGKTRQPIDVPGLNSLDAIAANPSITQDGRYIVFAGTREGRTDVYLYDRQTRQLQNFTDNLNAEIRNPTISADGSTIAFESSANGQWDILVYERSGKPLDIPIAPR
- a CDS encoding TolB family protein, translating into MTKRLRHWTRRGLSLGCGAIVAGLLAACESPQVSLAPSSVNSRYTDAQPALSANGRFLAFVSNRNGSHDIFMYDLQERRFLQLSGLNRPDAIAESPSLTNTGRYLAYAIANRSRGAIVVYDRITQGSQVVYQADLGGIRRPKISPEGRYIVFESGRRGQWDIETLDRGPAIELDLLDGQTPGTSVSFP